The genomic window ACAGGTCGGTGATGACATTTCCCGGGACTTCACGCATTTCACGAAGGCCCCGCAGGTCCTCCAGCAGCGCCGCCTTGCCGTCGCCCAGGCTCTGGAGAAGCTCTCGCCGCGGTAGAATCGGCCACGGCACGACAGGGGGTATCGGAAATGGTTGTACGGCAGAGGCTCACTTAAAGAGAAGAAGGGGCTTGACGATTGGCCTGCAAAAAGTGTAATCTAAGATGCGCAATAATACGGAGCAATCCGTACCGAGCTGAGCGCCAGATCTCAGATCGTCAGTCAGCAGCACTCTCTTTATGGTAATGCTGACAGAGAATGGGACCGGCCAGCGAAAGAGGAGAGTGCTGTACATATGGCAACAGGCAAAGTCAAGTGGTTCAACGACACAAAGGGTTTCGGTTTCATCGAGGTCGACGGCGGCGGCGACGACGTCTTCGTCCACTTCTCGGCGATTTCCGGTGAGGGCTACCGAACCTTGGCTGAGGGTGCCGCAGTGGAGTTCGAGATCGTCAAGGACGCCAAGGGCCCCCGGGCGGACAACGTTCGCCTTCTGTAGTCGCGAACTAGGAACCAAAGAAACGGCCCGGATCATCGATCCGGGCCGTTTCCTTTTCCAGGGCTTGCTGACGGGCGCCGCGTCCATCATGAGGCGGGCTAGAGGCCGCCGATGCTGCGGCCGCCGTCGATCGTGTAGTTCTGCCCGGTGATGAAGGCCGCCTTGTCGGAGCACAGGTACAGGATGAGGTCCACGATCTCGATCGGCTCTGCCGCCCTGCCGAGGCGCGTCTTCATGTTGGCCATCGCCGCGCGCGTTAGTACTGGTCCGGGCGACACACAGCAAGCACGCACGCCATGGGGTGCGCCGTAGAGCGCGAGCGACTTCGTGAGGCCGATCATGCCGGCTTTGGAGGCGCCGTACTCGATCGCGCAGGAGCCGGTCACGCCGTCAACGGAGCCCAGATTGATGATGACGCCCTTGCCCCGCTCGATCATGTGGCCGAGGACGGCACGGGCGAAGTAGATCGGGCCGCGGAAGTTCACGTCAATGCCCCAGTCAATGACCTCCAGGTCGAGGTCCGGGAAGCCCTCCGAACGCCCCCACACTCGCGCAGCCGCACCCCCCGCGAAGTTGATAAGGAT from Armatimonadia bacterium includes these protein-coding regions:
- a CDS encoding SDR family NAD(P)-dependent oxidoreductase, with translation MEFENRTAIITGAGSGMGKLASEKLAEQGARVVVVDVNREAAEAVVAGIREGGGEATPAVVDVRDYEQVKAAVALAIETYGGIDILINFAGGAAARVWGRSEGFPDLDLEVIDWGIDVNFRGPIYFARAVLGHMIERGKGVIINLGSVDGVTGSCAIEYGASKAGMIGLTKSLALYGAPHGVRACCVSPGPVLTRAAMANMKTRLGRAAEPIEIVDLILYLCSDKAAFITGQNYTIDGGRSIGGL
- a CDS encoding cold-shock protein; protein product: MATGKVKWFNDTKGFGFIEVDGGGDDVFVHFSAISGEGYRTLAEGAAVEFEIVKDAKGPRADNVRLL